Genomic segment of Umezawaea sp. Da 62-37:
CCGCGACCCGCAGCCGGTTCCACCCGGTGGCGTTCTGGCCGAGGTCGAAGACCCACACGCCGGGCTTGGGCTGGGTGATCGCGATCGGCGTCCGGTCCTGCTGGACCTTCACACCCTCGTCCACCTGGGACACCAGCTTCGGCGCCGCGTCGGTGCGCACGGCGACCGCGCCCCACGAGCTGTCGTTGAAGCCCGCGCCGTCCCACCCGCCGGGCAGGCGGCGGGCGTCGTACTTCTCGCCCATCTGCATGTCGTCGGCGGTGATCGGGCCCGCGGTGTACTTCCAGCTGCTGTCCGTGCCGATGACCTGCGAGGTGCCGTCGGTGTAGGTGAGCCGCAGCTGGGCGGAGTACCACGGCTTGGGGCCGTAGTTGTTCGGGCCGTACCAGGCGATGGTGCCGGTGTTCCAGCCGTTGCCCAGCCACGCGCCGAGGGCGTTGGCGCCCTGGACGATCCGGCTGGTCACGTCGTACTCCTTGTACTGGAGGCGCTTGCGGTAGTCGGTCCAGCCGGGGGCCAGCACGTCGTCACCGACCTTGGCGCCGTTGAGCCGCGTCTCGTGCAGGCCGAGCGCGGTGGTGAGCAGCCGGGCCGAGGCGACCGGCTTGCTCACCGTGAAGCCCTTGCGCAGCAACGGGGACGGGGTGGTCTGCGGGACGGCGACGTCGCTGTTCCACGGCGCGGAGCCGTAGGCGGCGGCCACCTTCGCGGCGGGCCAGGACGAGTCGTTGAAGCCGGGCTGCTCCCAGCCCGACGGTCCGGTCTGGCTCGCCTTCCACGAGGCGTCCGTGCTCGCGACCACGGAACCGGCCACGACGAGCCGGGCGATCACGCCGGCGGGCGACTGGCTGGTGTTCTGGCCGGACAGGGCGATCGTGTTGGCACCGGCGCGCAGCCTGCTCGCGACGTCGACGGCGACGGCCGTCCTCCACGAGTCGGCGACCCGCGGCGAGGTGCTGACCTGGGTGCCGTTGACCCACACGTCCACGGTGTCGTCACCGGTGACGATCAGGCTGGCGACGGCGGGCGCCGTGCCGAGGGTGACGCTGGCGCGGAAGAAGCGGGTCGCGGCGGGCACGCCAGCGGCCGGGTCCCCTTCGGGGTACCAGATCCAGTTCGCGCCGCCGAACCCCTGCTGGGTGCCGGGCTGGCCGATGAAGGCGCCCTGCCACTCGCTCGCGGGGTTCAGCAGGCCGGTCTCGAAGGAGCGCACGGCGCCCCACCCGCTGGCGCGGCCCTGGGTGTCCCAGACCTTGACGCGCCAGAAGTACCGGGTGTTGGAGGCCAGCGCGCGGCCCGCGTAGACGACGTCCACCGATTGGCCGCTGGCCACGGAACCGCTGTCCCAGAGGTCACCGGTGCCCGCGTCGGCCAGCGCGCTCGTGCTGGCGACGACCACCTGGTAGGCGCCCTGCGCCTGGCCACCGGTCCCGGTGAGCTTCCAGCCCAGCCGGGGTCGGGTGGAGTCGACGCCGATCGGGTCGACCCGGCGTTCGGTGGTCGCGGGGCCGACTCCCAGCGGCGACGCCGCCGCGACGTCGGGCGCGCCCACCTGGTCGTTCCACGGTGCGGCGCCGTACGCGCCGAGGTCGGCGGCGGCGGGCCAGGAGGAGTCGGCGAAACCCGCCTGCTCCCAGCCTTCCGGCGCGGTCTGCGAGGTCTTCCAGGCGCCGTCGGTGGTCAGGTCCACCGTGCCGCCCGCGCTCACGACGTGCAGCCTGCCGAGCAGGCCCGCCGGTCCGACGCTGGCGTTGCGGGCGACGACCGCGAGGGTGTTGGTGCCCGCGACCAGCGCGGACCGCAGGTCGACGTGGACGGCCCTCTTCCACGAGTCGACGCCGCGGACGGTGGAGGCGAGCGGGGTCCCGTTGAGCCAGACGTCGACCGTGTCGTCGCCGGTCACGACGAACTGGGCCTCCGAGACGGCGCCGCTCGGCACGGTGAACGTCCGGCGGAAGTACCGGTCGGCTGCCGGGGCCGAGGTGGCCGGGGCGCCTTCGGGGTACCAGACCCAGTGGGCGCCGGTGAGGCTGACGGGGACGGCGGCGAGCGCGGTCGGGCCGGTCGCCACCAGGGTGGTCGAGGTCAGCAGCAGGACGAGGCCCGCGACGAGGACGGGGAACCGACCTCGTCGCGAGGATGGGGCACGTGGCGTTGGGGCACGTCGCATCAGGTGGCTCCGCGGATGTCGAGGGCTGGGGGCTCGAAGCATCGATCGAACAGGGATTAAAACGTTTCAATTACTACGACTTCCAGACGCTAGGTGATTCGCATCACAAGAGTCAACAGCCGTCACAATTGTCCGGAACGGACAGCCCGCGCGTTCGGCCCAACGCCCGCCCCGACCCCGCCACCACCCGACGCCCGCGTGCGCCCGAACGGCCGACGCCGCGGTGCACCGGATGCCGGTGCGCCGCGGCGCCACTCCCCCGCCGGTCAGCCGTGGTCCGCCAGGGCGGGTACGGGCAGCAGGTCCATCGGCGCCCACTCGGTCCCCGGCACCACGGCCTTGATCAAGCGCGGCGTCTCCACGAGGGCCTGCGGCCACTCGCGCTGGATCCTCGGGATCAGCGGGGAACGCAGGTGCTCCTCCACCGAACTCTCCTGATGTCCTTCCAGCAGGACGAAAACGGTCGGGTCGTCCACGTCGCGCGCCCAGTGGAACCACAGGTTCCCCTGCTCCGCCCTGGTTTCACGGGTGAACTCCTCGACCATGCCCATCCACCGGTCGCACCATTCTGGCCGCACCTTGAACCGGATAGTGATGACCAGCATCATTTCCTCCTCTGATCGACCTTGTCCCGCACCCCGGTGAAACCGTCCACAACGGACCTCCACGAGCCGCTCGCCGACGAGCCCGCCCACGCGATGTACCCGTCGGGCCGCACCAGCAGCGCGGGCCCGTCGTCCAGCCGGCGCGAGACCCGGACGGGCGCGTCGACCGCCTTCGCGTCGTGTTCGACCACCAGCTGGAAACCGCCCTCGCGCATGGCCTCGAACAGCCCGCCGCCGCGCAGCGGCAGGTCACCGGCGCGGCGACCGACCAACCGGTGGTCCCCGGCCGCGCGCCGGTAGGAGATGCCGACCCCGGAGAACATGCCCGCCGCCTTCGCGGTGAACCCCGGCAGCCGCAGCAAGGTCGAGATCCCGAACTCACGGATCTTGCGCCCGAGCCACGGGCGGATGGTCATCATCCGGATGGTGGCCCCGCTGGAGCGCAGCACCAGCCTGCCGACCGGGTGGCGTTCGGCCTGGTAGGTGTCCAGCAGCGCCTCGTCGGCGCCGTCGAGCACGGCGGCCAGCTTCCAGCCCAGGTTGAGCGAGTCCTGGATGCCGGTGTTCATCCCCTGCCCGCCCGCGGGCGAGTGCACGTGGGCGGCGTCGCCGACCAGGAACACCCGCCCGGTCCGGTACTCCGGCACCTGCCGCTCGTCGCTGCGGAACCGGGACTTCCAGCGGACCTCGCCCATGCCGTAGTCGGTGCCCATCGCCCGCACCAGCACATCGCGGATCTCGTCCTCGGTCATCTCGTGGCCGGGCACGTCCTCGAACCGCCGGTCCCACACGATCACCCGGAACCAGCCGTCGCCGAACGGCGCCAGGAACGCGAAGCAGTCCTTCACCGCGTCGACGGTCACGATGCTCC
This window contains:
- a CDS encoding FAD-dependent monooxygenase, which codes for MESVDVVVVGAGPSGCMLAGELALAGRSVAVLEKHSAPSPLSRAFGVHARTLEALDSRGLAERLIPTGTASPGLSLWRGAELRLGQLPSPFPFLLVTPQRNVDDLLEEHAREHGATVVRGVTVTGLEQHADGVVVRADTADGERVWKASYVVGADGVRRAVRDLIGQSFPGRVLLNSITLADARLEDPPRSIVTVDAVKDCFAFLAPFGDGWFRVIVWDRRFEDVPGHEMTEDEIRDVLVRAMGTDYGMGEVRWKSRFRSDERQVPEYRTGRVFLVGDAAHVHSPAGGQGMNTGIQDSLNLGWKLAAVLDGADEALLDTYQAERHPVGRLVLRSSGATIRMMTIRPWLGRKIREFGISTLLRLPGFTAKAAGMFSGVGISYRRAAGDHRLVGRRAGDLPLRGGGLFEAMREGGFQLVVEHDAKAVDAPVRVSRRLDDGPALLVRPDGYIAWAGSSASGSWRSVVDGFTGVRDKVDQRRK
- a CDS encoding family 78 glycoside hydrolase catalytic domain; translated protein: MRRAPTPRAPSSRRGRFPVLVAGLVLLLTSTTLVATGPTALAAVPVSLTGAHWVWYPEGAPATSAPAADRYFRRTFTVPSGAVSEAQFVVTGDDTVDVWLNGTPLASTVRGVDSWKRAVHVDLRSALVAGTNTLAVVARNASVGPAGLLGRLHVVSAGGTVDLTTDGAWKTSQTAPEGWEQAGFADSSWPAAADLGAYGAAPWNDQVGAPDVAAASPLGVGPATTERRVDPIGVDSTRPRLGWKLTGTGGQAQGAYQVVVASTSALADAGTGDLWDSGSVASGQSVDVVYAGRALASNTRYFWRVKVWDTQGRASGWGAVRSFETGLLNPASEWQGAFIGQPGTQQGFGGANWIWYPEGDPAAGVPAATRFFRASVTLGTAPAVASLIVTGDDTVDVWVNGTQVSTSPRVADSWRTAVAVDVASRLRAGANTIALSGQNTSQSPAGVIARLVVAGSVVASTDASWKASQTGPSGWEQPGFNDSSWPAAKVAAAYGSAPWNSDVAVPQTTPSPLLRKGFTVSKPVASARLLTTALGLHETRLNGAKVGDDVLAPGWTDYRKRLQYKEYDVTSRIVQGANALGAWLGNGWNTGTIAWYGPNNYGPKPWYSAQLRLTYTDGTSQVIGTDSSWKYTAGPITADDMQMGEKYDARRLPGGWDGAGFNDSSWGAVAVRTDAAPKLVSQVDEGVKVQQDRTPIAITQPKPGVWVFDLGQNATGWNRLRVAGAAGTVVTMRHGEILNADGTVYTDNLRINGLGTDQYTLSGNGTETYEPRFTVHGYRYVEVTGFPGTPTTAAITGRTAWTAAAQIGTLTTSNPLINQVQQAILWGQRSNMLSLPTDCPQRNERLGWTGDIAAFAATSTFNMDMSSFLNKYTDDLTDAQHADGAFTNTAPDLGAGQGIAGWGDAGVIVPYTLWQRTGDLRAVDESYPAMARWIEYLRSTADANLIRDDGGFGDWLNVQDDTARNIISTAFLGWSARLVSRMAQATGRTADATKYATLADQVGAAFTSRFVAADGTVSGNTQTGYVLALAFGLVPQNRVQSLVDKLVAKIAASGGHLTVGFLGVENLLPVLTDHGRSDIAYQILLQPGYPGWGYMLAKGGTTIWERWDGIRTDGSLQDVGMNSFNHYGLGSVGDFLYRQVGGLAPATPGYKSVLVAPKPGGGLTSAKSAYETPYGQAVSDWSISGGRLTLKVTVPAGASATVRVPAGSAAAVTAPAEAVSFGYGNGAASYRLPSGSYTFSAPA
- a CDS encoding putative quinol monooxygenase; translation: MLVITIRFKVRPEWCDRWMGMVEEFTRETRAEQGNLWFHWARDVDDPTVFVLLEGHQESSVEEHLRSPLIPRIQREWPQALVETPRLIKAVVPGTEWAPMDLLPVPALADHG